A region of Actinomycetota bacterium DNA encodes the following proteins:
- a CDS encoding histone: MAVKKAPARKTAAKKAPAKKAAAKKAPAKKKAVAKKAAPKKAAKKVAKKAAPKKAAKKAAPKKKAAPKKAAKKAAPKKKAAPKKAAKKAAPKKAAKKAAPRKKAVKRVAKKK, translated from the coding sequence GTGGCTGTAAAGAAAGCCCCAGCTCGCAAGACCGCTGCGAAGAAGGCACCAGCTAAGAAGGCTGCTGCTAAGAAGGCTCCAGCCAAGAAGAAGGCTGTTGCTAAGAAGGCTGCACCTAAGAAGGCAGCTAAGAAAGTAGCTAAGAAGGCAGCACCTAAGAAGGCTGCTAAGAAAGCTGCACCTAAGAAGAAGGCAGCTCCTAAGAAGGCCGCCAAGAAGGCTGCACCTAAGAAGAAGGCAGCTCCTAAGAAGGCCGCCAAGAAGGCTGCACCTAAGAAGGCTGCTAAGAAGGCTGCTCCTCGCAAGAAGGCAGTTAAGAGAGTAGCTAAGAAGAAGTAA
- a CDS encoding MFS transporter translates to MTCVTSAAQDRRKSTWRIDVSPLRNNPQYRLLWTSSTITGFGSLFTYVALPYQVKQLTDSYLAVGLLAVLEIAPLIIFGLYGGVLADARDRRTIAIITEVLFLTSVLFLAVNAHLDQPMLWPIYVLALVMASLDGIQRPSLDAIIPRVVPREQMAAASALSGLTRNANFILGTSLGGIVVTSMSAEASYAIDSLTFLVSAIIIVRLPKIPPTNEHQKPTLKAVSEGATYAWSRKDLLGSYLIDTTAMVFAFPNALFPFLADSFNSQSALGLLYCAGSVGALIASATSGWTSRINRHGLGIIWAAGIWGVGIAIVGLGNSLPVALIGLAIAGGADMVSVIFRNLLWNATIPDHLRGRLASIELLSYSVGPQLGQMRASFSAQFFGLRKAFISGGILCVVAVLACANSLPALKKYDARTSEFVIDEKNN, encoded by the coding sequence ATGACCTGTGTGACTTCGGCGGCGCAGGATAGGCGAAAATCTACCTGGCGAATTGATGTCAGCCCTTTACGAAATAATCCGCAGTACCGATTACTTTGGACCAGCTCGACGATTACCGGATTCGGCTCACTCTTTACCTACGTTGCGCTTCCATATCAAGTTAAACAACTCACTGATTCGTATTTAGCCGTTGGTCTACTGGCTGTTTTGGAAATTGCTCCGCTAATCATCTTTGGACTTTATGGTGGTGTGCTAGCCGATGCTCGCGATCGACGAACAATTGCAATTATTACTGAGGTCCTATTTTTAACTTCAGTGCTCTTCCTTGCTGTCAATGCCCATTTGGATCAACCAATGCTCTGGCCGATTTATGTACTTGCACTCGTTATGGCTTCTCTAGATGGAATTCAACGACCATCATTAGATGCGATCATTCCAAGAGTTGTCCCGCGTGAGCAGATGGCGGCTGCAAGTGCCTTAAGTGGATTAACCCGAAATGCCAACTTTATTCTTGGGACTTCCCTTGGCGGCATAGTTGTAACCAGCATGAGTGCAGAGGCATCATATGCAATTGATTCATTAACCTTCTTGGTTTCGGCAATAATCATTGTTCGACTACCAAAGATTCCGCCGACTAACGAACATCAGAAGCCAACACTTAAAGCAGTAAGCGAAGGGGCTACTTACGCCTGGTCGCGCAAGGACTTGTTGGGCAGTTATCTAATTGATACAACGGCAATGGTTTTTGCTTTTCCCAATGCACTCTTTCCATTTCTCGCCGACTCATTCAACTCGCAGTCGGCTTTAGGTTTGCTTTACTGCGCAGGATCTGTAGGCGCGCTCATTGCGTCTGCTACTAGCGGTTGGACATCACGAATTAATCGACACGGCTTAGGAATAATTTGGGCTGCAGGTATTTGGGGTGTTGGCATCGCAATAGTTGGTCTTGGCAATTCACTTCCGGTTGCATTAATTGGCCTGGCAATCGCTGGTGGTGCAGACATGGTAAGCGTGATATTCCGAAATCTGTTGTGGAATGCAACCATCCCAGATCACTTGCGCGGGCGATTAGCGAGTATTGAATTACTTTCATACTCAGTTGGTCCACAACTGGGACAAATGCGCGCAAGTTTCTCTGCGCAATTTTTCGGGCTGAGAAAAGCATTTATATCAGGAGGAATTCTTTGTGTTGTTGCAGTTCTAGCTTGCGCAAATTCATTGCCAGCACTGAAAAAATACGATGCTCGTACTAGTGAATTCGTTATTGACGAAAAAAATAATTAG
- the panB gene encoding 3-methyl-2-oxobutanoate hydroxymethyltransferase produces MSISRGEHSLYGGNQHRRITTADLLSAKQGGQKWPMITCYDALTAGIFDEAGFPVLLVGDSAAMVVYGFSSTLPVTTNMLIPLVAAVERGSKRALVLADLPFGSYQESPSQALATATRFMKEGNAHAVKIEGGVRMAQTVRALTEAGIAVFGHIGLTPQSVHQLGGYRVQGRGADAQKLLDDALALQEAGACAVVLEVVPAQLAEEITDSLQIPTIGIGAGPGTDAQVIVWQDLLGLTTGPLPKFVQPFASLGSEVKQASQNWAEAVVSGHYPGPENTYN; encoded by the coding sequence GTGTCTATTTCCCGTGGGGAACATTCTTTGTACGGTGGTAACCAACACCGCAGAATCACAACTGCCGATTTGTTGTCGGCAAAACAAGGCGGCCAGAAGTGGCCAATGATTACCTGTTACGACGCGCTTACTGCTGGAATTTTTGATGAAGCTGGATTCCCAGTCCTGCTTGTTGGCGATTCTGCTGCCATGGTGGTCTATGGATTTTCATCTACGCTGCCAGTGACAACCAACATGTTAATTCCACTAGTCGCTGCAGTGGAACGAGGCAGCAAACGAGCACTAGTTTTGGCAGATCTGCCATTTGGCTCGTACCAAGAGTCGCCAAGCCAAGCTTTGGCGACGGCGACTCGATTTATGAAAGAAGGAAATGCCCACGCAGTAAAGATCGAGGGTGGGGTTCGGATGGCGCAAACCGTCCGAGCGTTAACCGAGGCAGGCATTGCAGTTTTCGGCCATATCGGCCTGACGCCACAATCGGTCCATCAGTTAGGTGGCTATCGAGTTCAGGGGCGCGGAGCTGATGCACAGAAATTACTAGACGATGCCCTTGCGCTACAAGAAGCCGGTGCCTGTGCAGTAGTGCTCGAGGTCGTGCCAGCACAACTTGCTGAGGAAATCACAGACAGTTTGCAGATTCCAACGATTGGGATTGGCGCCGGCCCAGGTACGGATGCCCAGGTAATTGTTTGGCAAGATTTACTCGGCCTGACCACTGGACCACTACCAAAGTTTGTCCAACCATTTGCCTCATTAGGCAGTGAAGTTAAACAAGCCAGCCAAAACTGGGCCGAAGCTGTTGTTTCTGGTCATTATCCAGGTCCGGAAAACACTTACAACTAA
- a CDS encoding NAD+ synthase: MPNIRLALAQVNPVVGDLAGNADLALQAVKSAYEQGAQIVALPEMLITGYPVEDLALRPSFQLASERQAHSLAKQLEADGLGEALVFVGFLKGTTSTDSITLGVPRGAPMNCAAVIHRGEIVAQYAKHHLPNYGVFDEYRYFVPGNQTLVVRAFGTDIALAICEDLWQDGQHMANISATGASLLLVLNGSPYERDKDDVRFELVSKRAMQCQMHVAYVNMVGGQDELVFEGDSIIVDPAGSIVARAGQFESEILLADLDLKPTSSQAVLPDGEKVVQVETLPAEKLAGLEQLTTGRLDRNAETYAALVLGLRDYVNKNNFKSVILGLSGGIDSAVVAAIAVDALGPDRVHAVALPSEFSSEHSVADAQELATRTGLNFRIVPIKPMVASYLSELGFTGVAEENLQARVRGTTLMGLSNQEGHLVLATGNKSELAVGYSTIYGDAVGGYAPIKDLFKTDVWEIAKWRNQEAARQGLIPPIPENSIEKPPSAELRPGQLDTDSLPDYQELDGILRAYVEEDVSASDIVKMGYAADTVERIIRLIDRAEYKRRQYPPGAKVSRRAFGRDRRLPMTNLWQE, encoded by the coding sequence ATGCCAAATATCCGCCTAGCACTTGCGCAAGTTAACCCTGTTGTTGGCGATTTAGCTGGAAATGCTGACCTAGCCCTGCAGGCGGTTAAGTCCGCCTACGAACAGGGTGCGCAGATTGTTGCTCTACCCGAAATGCTGATCACAGGCTACCCCGTTGAAGATTTAGCACTACGGCCGTCTTTTCAGTTGGCCAGTGAACGGCAAGCGCACAGTCTGGCAAAGCAACTGGAAGCTGATGGTCTAGGCGAAGCATTAGTTTTCGTTGGCTTTCTAAAAGGCACCACTTCAACGGATTCGATAACTCTTGGCGTTCCTCGCGGAGCGCCCATGAACTGTGCAGCCGTAATTCATCGGGGCGAAATAGTTGCCCAATACGCAAAGCACCATTTGCCTAACTACGGCGTATTTGATGAATATCGGTACTTTGTGCCAGGAAATCAAACCCTAGTTGTGCGGGCATTTGGCACTGACATTGCATTGGCGATCTGCGAAGACCTTTGGCAGGACGGTCAGCACATGGCAAACATTAGTGCTACAGGCGCGAGTTTGCTTTTAGTTCTTAATGGCTCCCCTTATGAGCGCGATAAAGATGATGTTCGTTTTGAATTAGTTAGCAAGCGTGCCATGCAATGTCAGATGCACGTTGCCTATGTCAACATGGTTGGTGGTCAAGATGAATTGGTTTTTGAAGGCGACTCGATAATCGTCGATCCAGCCGGTTCAATCGTCGCCCGTGCCGGCCAATTCGAGTCTGAAATTTTATTGGCCGATCTAGATCTGAAACCCACAAGTAGCCAGGCAGTGCTACCAGATGGGGAAAAAGTTGTTCAAGTAGAGACTTTACCGGCAGAAAAGCTAGCTGGACTTGAGCAATTAACTACGGGCCGATTAGATCGAAACGCCGAAACCTACGCTGCACTAGTACTTGGATTACGCGACTACGTGAATAAAAACAATTTCAAATCAGTCATCCTAGGCTTATCCGGCGGAATCGATTCAGCGGTTGTTGCAGCAATTGCGGTGGATGCGTTAGGGCCAGATCGAGTTCATGCTGTTGCACTCCCGTCCGAATTCTCCTCTGAGCACTCGGTAGCAGATGCGCAAGAACTCGCAACTCGCACTGGGCTAAATTTTCGCATCGTGCCAATTAAGCCGATGGTCGCAAGCTATCTCTCTGAACTAGGATTTACCGGCGTTGCCGAAGAAAATCTTCAGGCGCGAGTTCGTGGCACAACATTGATGGGACTTTCAAATCAGGAAGGACATTTGGTGTTGGCCACTGGCAACAAGAGTGAACTAGCGGTTGGCTACTCCACCATTTATGGGGATGCAGTTGGCGGCTACGCTCCGATTAAAGACCTCTTCAAAACAGATGTTTGGGAAATTGCAAAGTGGCGAAATCAAGAAGCGGCCAGACAAGGTCTCATTCCGCCCATTCCCGAGAACAGTATTGAAAAACCTCCCAGTGCTGAATTGCGTCCAGGTCAATTAGATACAGACTCGTTGCCTGACTACCAAGAACTGGATGGGATTCTGCGCGCCTATGTTGAAGAAGACGTGAGTGCCTCAGACATAGTAAAAATGGGCTATGCGGCGGATACCGTTGAACGCATTATCCGATTGATAGATCGCGCAGAATACAAGCGCAGGCAATACCCACCCGGCGCCAAAGTCTCTCGTCGGGCCTTTGGGCGCGACCGACGCCTACCCATGACAAATCTTTGGCAAGAGTAA
- the glnA gene encoding type I glutamate--ammonia ligase: MNKQTDFVLRTIEERDIRFVRLWFTDVLGMLKTVAIAPAELEGAFEEGIGFDGSAIQGFARISESDMLAKPDPETFALLPWRGEHNGVARMLCDIVMPDGQPADADPRNVLKRVLTKAAEMGYSCYTHPEIEFFLFKEAPVPGQQPIPVDDVGYFDHSPSATGYDFRRQAITMLEAMGISVEYSHHEGAPGQQEIDLRYADALTTADNIMTFRVVMKDVALSQDVYASFMPKPFANFPGSGMHTHMSLFEDDRNAFYEEGAPYQLSAVGRHFIAGILKHAPEFTAITNQWVNSYKRLGAGDEAPSYVSWGHNNRSALVRIPMYKPTKGNSTRIEFRSIDSACNPYLAFAVVLAAGLKGIEEKYELPPEAEDNVWSLTDAEREAMGITHLPRSLGEAISAMERSDLVAETLGEHVFEFFLRNKRAEWHEYEAQVTSYELDRYLPVL; encoded by the coding sequence ATGAATAAGCAGACTGACTTCGTATTGCGCACCATCGAAGAGCGCGACATTCGTTTTGTGCGCCTCTGGTTCACCGACGTACTGGGCATGTTGAAGACGGTTGCTATTGCGCCAGCTGAGCTTGAGGGCGCTTTCGAAGAAGGCATAGGTTTTGACGGTTCTGCAATTCAAGGTTTTGCTCGAATTTCCGAGTCAGACATGTTGGCAAAACCAGATCCAGAAACCTTTGCACTCCTTCCATGGCGAGGCGAACATAACGGTGTAGCGCGTATGCTCTGTGACATCGTCATGCCCGATGGACAGCCTGCAGATGCAGATCCGCGCAATGTGCTAAAGCGAGTCCTAACTAAAGCAGCTGAGATGGGATACTCCTGCTACACCCACCCAGAGATCGAGTTCTTCTTATTTAAAGAGGCACCAGTGCCTGGCCAGCAACCAATTCCAGTCGATGATGTTGGCTACTTCGACCATTCACCAAGTGCAACTGGTTACGATTTTCGCCGACAAGCAATCACCATGCTGGAAGCCATGGGTATCTCAGTCGAGTACAGCCATCATGAGGGTGCACCTGGCCAGCAAGAAATTGATCTTCGTTACGCCGATGCGCTAACGACAGCGGACAACATTATGACTTTCCGGGTGGTAATGAAAGATGTTGCTCTGTCGCAGGATGTTTATGCCTCGTTTATGCCAAAACCATTCGCCAATTTCCCCGGGTCAGGTATGCACACGCACATGTCGCTTTTTGAGGACGATCGCAACGCATTTTATGAAGAAGGTGCCCCATACCAACTAAGCGCTGTTGGTCGACATTTCATTGCCGGAATCCTGAAGCATGCACCGGAGTTCACGGCGATTACGAATCAGTGGGTGAACTCTTACAAGCGACTCGGCGCTGGCGATGAAGCTCCTTCTTATGTCTCCTGGGGACATAACAATCGTTCAGCATTGGTGCGCATTCCGATGTACAAGCCAACTAAAGGTAATTCAACGCGCATTGAATTTCGATCAATCGATTCGGCCTGCAATCCGTACCTAGCGTTTGCTGTCGTGTTAGCCGCTGGCTTAAAGGGCATAGAAGAAAAGTATGAATTGCCACCAGAGGCAGAAGACAATGTCTGGTCGTTAACCGATGCTGAGCGCGAAGCTATGGGAATCACACATCTGCCGCGTTCACTCGGCGAAGCAATCTCGGCAATGGAGCGTAGCGATTTAGTTGCCGAAACGCTTGGTGAACATGTT